In Pedobacter sp. W3I1, one DNA window encodes the following:
- a CDS encoding GNAT family N-acetyltransferase, producing MKQLDFSTFPILETDRLILRRLSLEDAPVIYQLRSDVEVAALTGKAPFLHIDEAIAYINKINNLINKDESIYWVASYKGDTAMIGAACLWDFDIQKETVEIGYELLPEFQGKGIMVEIVTCILRYAFEVMGVKTIVAFPSSDNPPSVKLLEKLGFQLAPGHFKNTHVNVPGLLTYIFAGSID from the coding sequence TTTCCACCTTTCCAATACTCGAAACCGACAGATTGATCCTTCGCAGACTTTCGCTGGAAGATGCGCCGGTAATTTATCAATTACGTTCGGATGTTGAAGTAGCTGCCTTAACAGGAAAGGCGCCCTTTCTGCATATCGACGAAGCCATTGCATACATCAATAAAATTAACAACCTGATTAATAAAGATGAATCTATATACTGGGTTGCTTCTTACAAGGGTGATACCGCTATGATAGGTGCGGCTTGCCTCTGGGATTTTGATATCCAGAAGGAGACGGTGGAAATTGGATATGAGTTGCTTCCCGAGTTTCAGGGTAAAGGTATAATGGTAGAAATCGTTACTTGTATACTCAGGTATGCATTTGAGGTAATGGGAGTTAAAACAATCGTTGCTTTCCCATCCAGTGATAACCCACCTTCGGTGAAACTGCTCGAAAAACTGGGATTCCAGCTAGCCCCAGGCCATTTTAAAAATACACATGTAAATGTTCCGGGTTTGCTCACCTATATCTTCGCTGGTTCAATAGATTAA